The Streptomyces sp. NBC_00691 genome has a segment encoding these proteins:
- a CDS encoding DUF6479 family protein, with translation MHTHILDTSTLAAGVWQSGLAQVLGGLIVVAVLIGAFMFGIRVKNKELPPPDPESHPHRPDTGQPPGEVSEYRKPAEMPHTDGEHRLMPYNLKSSGEADTDPPSEERRKWRGISSGGFGSGGTGHGD, from the coding sequence ATGCACACGCACATCCTCGATACCTCGACGCTGGCCGCCGGTGTCTGGCAGTCCGGACTCGCCCAGGTGCTCGGAGGCCTGATCGTGGTCGCCGTTCTCATCGGCGCCTTCATGTTCGGCATCAGGGTGAAGAACAAGGAGCTTCCGCCCCCGGACCCGGAATCGCACCCGCACCGTCCCGACACGGGCCAGCCGCCCGGCGAGGTCTCCGAGTACCGCAAGCCCGCGGAGATGCCGCACACCGACGGTGAGCACCGCCTCATGCCGTACAACTTGAAGAGCTCCGGTGAGGCCGACACCGATCCGCCGAGCGAGGAGAGGCGCAAGTGGCGCGGGATCTCCAGCGGCGGCTTCGGCAGCGGTGGCACCGGACACGGCGACTGA
- a CDS encoding glycosyltransferase, which produces MEPSQGVGAGRGPRIAVVSPPFLSHAQPLSVLARALAGAGADVLFVSAPAFAPLAEGREDGSGGAVRFVPLTVTRNANTGIARSTRQGAREAERLEEFLASTRRGAVAALLTQSRHRGEDMLADPAQVLSGIGALQERFAPDWYVVDQLSYPVTLALHCLGLPFATFCPGHPTYLPHSPDALFGVPYAWPPAIRPSEDSLAELRRAALANEVAFTRRFAEVARGHAAARPPGRAFALASRHAVVFNYPRFPWLPERLPSDTRFLYGGHCSPAQEPGPGAEWERVVRRLRASHRQLVLIALGTFLSARADVLALLVRAVRAHVPDCAVVVAAGDRAASLSDLSGPDVHVADVVPQRWLLRRVDAMVHHGGNNSFTECLASATPALILPFSSDQFSIAHDAERAGLALSLDPSRLDQHAVGAALRRLLADPPGGLPRWTRTVRRRGPDWMARRLLRTMAGGTAADDSEARRA; this is translated from the coding sequence ATGGAACCCTCTCAGGGCGTCGGTGCAGGCCGAGGGCCGCGGATCGCGGTGGTGAGTCCCCCGTTCCTTTCGCATGCGCAGCCGCTGTCGGTGCTGGCGCGCGCACTGGCGGGGGCGGGGGCGGACGTGCTGTTCGTGAGTGCTCCCGCGTTCGCTCCGCTCGCGGAGGGCCGGGAGGACGGGTCGGGCGGTGCGGTGAGGTTCGTGCCGTTGACCGTGACGCGTAACGCGAACACCGGAATCGCCCGGAGCACCCGTCAAGGGGCGCGGGAAGCGGAGCGTCTGGAGGAGTTCCTCGCTTCTACGCGCCGGGGGGCGGTCGCGGCTCTGCTGACGCAGTCGCGTCATCGCGGCGAGGACATGCTGGCGGACCCCGCACAGGTGCTTTCAGGAATCGGGGCACTGCAGGAGCGCTTCGCACCGGACTGGTACGTGGTGGATCAGCTGAGCTATCCGGTGACGCTGGCTCTGCACTGCCTCGGTCTTCCGTTCGCCACGTTCTGCCCGGGTCATCCGACCTATCTGCCCCATTCACCGGACGCGCTGTTCGGCGTGCCGTACGCCTGGCCGCCGGCGATCCGCCCCTCGGAGGACAGCCTCGCCGAACTGCGGCGGGCCGCTCTGGCCAACGAGGTGGCGTTCACGCGACGTTTCGCGGAGGTCGCTCGCGGCCATGCCGCGGCGCGGCCTCCCGGGCGTGCTTTCGCTCTCGCGTCACGGCATGCGGTGGTGTTCAACTACCCGAGGTTTCCGTGGCTGCCTGAGCGCCTGCCGAGCGACACCCGCTTCCTCTACGGAGGGCACTGCTCCCCCGCCCAGGAGCCGGGTCCCGGAGCGGAGTGGGAACGGGTGGTACGTCGGCTCAGGGCGTCCCACCGGCAGTTGGTGCTGATCGCTCTCGGCACCTTTCTCTCGGCTCGCGCGGATGTGCTGGCCCTGCTCGTCCGGGCAGTACGTGCCCACGTCCCGGATTGCGCGGTGGTGGTCGCGGCGGGTGACCGCGCGGCATCGCTGTCGGATCTGTCGGGGCCGGACGTGCACGTCGCGGACGTCGTCCCGCAACGGTGGCTGCTGCGGCGGGTCGATGCGATGGTCCATCACGGTGGGAACAACTCCTTCACCGAATGTCTCGCCTCCGCGACACCGGCCCTCATCCTGCCTTTCTCCAGCGACCAGTTCTCGATCGCGCACGACGCCGAGCGGGCCGGGCTCGCACTCAGCCTCGATCCGTCGCGCCTGGATCAGCACGCGGTGGGTGCGGCCTTGCGCCGGCTGCTCGCCGACCCTCCCGGTGGCCTGCCGCGTTGGACGCGGACAGTGCGGCGTCGAGGACCCGACTGGATGGCCCGGCGGCTTCTGAGGACCATGGCCGGTGGCACGGCCGCAGACGATTCAGAAGCCCGCCGAGCTTGA
- a CDS encoding glycosyltransferase, which yields MSRFPSAPAVAESTPADSPAEPPDLPVTTVPPDPFVGARAGYWKQALSSPPVWDSSAPNLLAELVRAEYGPHGARRTRPAVATPSDLVLARLRRRLREGGVPPPQECVRLLTGCDHAVAAVFDVWPDVVRRHGRTQAASALRRSLHGAHSPRTTALALDLAEATGLRPLRRHELLPLCAADEREIRHAARRLLSAHDTAFPADDTAFRAHGRAGEPEDMYERLLGEALRAAPSHLADAVGLRPGLFIAQSMLMGHLDRPGEGMSGGLSVLLGSLGDALARSDHVAGVLTVVTACVPELEADPALLRRRDAGHWVLRIPVDSPHPVGAEEMGRHREAMAWWATRLFRSFGRPIDVLHVRYADDGSLALAEAARRAGLGLVFTATPDPHRQVTERHDVAHPDAAALRQDLHRVFIADRLVDRADRVVGIAGGGQGATELLRHFPQLAARGRAGTLSAPPEGIAPYRPSADRSPRREPLLDTIDAAVSAHPAERPAVLLSVGRLHPVKQQDLLVRAWIDSGCHQESLLVIVGGSPRPTDPLERAMRARMDQAVASCGEARERLLFLPALPNSEVRMLERSLASPARRFRARYVCPSAKEEFGLAVLEAMEAGLLVAGPLRGGVPTYLVDGLNGILMDTSSASTLGDGLRRLIQVDDDHARSMAARAQHLVRSTYSSTAMAQALARHYTAVTDRVRRNTL from the coding sequence ATGTCACGATTTCCCTCCGCTCCGGCCGTGGCGGAGAGCACCCCGGCCGATTCACCGGCAGAGCCGCCCGACCTGCCCGTGACGACCGTGCCCCCCGACCCGTTCGTGGGAGCCAGGGCCGGCTACTGGAAGCAGGCCCTGAGCAGCCCGCCGGTGTGGGACAGCTCCGCGCCGAACCTTCTCGCCGAACTGGTCCGTGCCGAGTACGGCCCGCACGGCGCACGCCGCACACGTCCCGCTGTCGCCACGCCCTCGGACCTGGTGCTGGCACGGCTGAGGCGCCGCCTGAGGGAGGGCGGAGTTCCGCCACCGCAGGAGTGCGTCCGGCTTCTCACCGGCTGTGACCACGCCGTCGCGGCCGTCTTCGACGTATGGCCGGACGTTGTCCGCCGACACGGGCGGACACAGGCCGCGAGCGCACTGCGACGGAGCCTCCATGGCGCCCACAGCCCTCGAACGACGGCTCTGGCGCTCGATCTCGCCGAAGCCACAGGACTGCGTCCCCTTCGCCGGCACGAACTGCTCCCGCTGTGCGCAGCGGACGAGCGGGAGATACGCCACGCCGCCCGCAGGCTGCTCTCCGCACACGACACCGCCTTCCCCGCAGACGACACCGCCTTCCGGGCACATGGCAGGGCCGGTGAACCCGAGGACATGTACGAGCGCCTGCTCGGCGAAGCCCTGCGAGCCGCCCCCTCGCATCTCGCGGATGCCGTCGGCCTCCGCCCCGGTCTGTTCATCGCACAGTCCATGCTGATGGGGCATCTCGACCGTCCGGGTGAGGGAATGAGCGGTGGGCTCAGCGTTCTGCTGGGATCCCTCGGGGACGCTCTCGCACGCAGTGACCACGTCGCCGGGGTCCTCACCGTGGTCACGGCCTGCGTCCCGGAACTGGAGGCGGACCCCGCGCTCCTTCGCCGCCGTGACGCCGGCCACTGGGTCCTCAGGATTCCTGTCGACAGCCCGCACCCGGTGGGCGCCGAGGAGATGGGACGCCACCGGGAGGCGATGGCCTGGTGGGCGACGCGGCTCTTCAGGTCCTTCGGCAGACCGATCGACGTCCTGCATGTCCGATACGCCGACGACGGCTCTCTCGCCCTCGCCGAGGCGGCCCGGAGGGCCGGGCTCGGTCTTGTCTTCACCGCCACCCCCGATCCCCACCGCCAGGTGACCGAGCGCCACGACGTCGCTCATCCGGACGCGGCCGCACTCAGACAGGACCTCCACCGCGTGTTCATCGCGGACCGGCTGGTCGACAGGGCCGACCGTGTCGTCGGAATCGCCGGAGGAGGCCAGGGCGCCACAGAGCTGCTCCGCCACTTCCCGCAACTGGCCGCACGCGGCCGCGCCGGCACTCTCAGCGCACCGCCGGAAGGCATCGCCCCCTACCGGCCGTCCGCGGATCGATCCCCTCGGCGCGAACCGCTGCTCGACACGATCGATGCCGCTGTGTCAGCGCACCCTGCCGAGAGACCGGCAGTGCTGCTCAGCGTCGGACGGCTGCACCCTGTCAAGCAACAGGACCTGCTGGTCCGTGCCTGGATCGACTCCGGATGCCATCAGGAGTCCCTCCTCGTGATCGTCGGCGGGAGCCCGAGGCCCACGGACCCGCTGGAACGCGCGATGCGCGCACGTATGGACCAGGCCGTGGCCTCCTGCGGTGAAGCCCGCGAACGACTCCTGTTCCTGCCGGCCCTGCCCAACTCCGAAGTGCGCATGCTCGAACGGTCTCTCGCCAGTCCGGCCAGGCGATTTCGCGCCCGGTACGTGTGCCCGAGCGCGAAGGAGGAGTTCGGTCTCGCGGTTCTCGAGGCGATGGAGGCGGGACTCCTGGTGGCAGGCCCCCTCCGAGGCGGCGTTCCCACCTACCTCGTCGACGGGCTCAACGGCATCCTGATGGACACCAGCAGCGCGAGCACTCTCGGCGACGGCCTGCGACGCCTGATCCAGGTCGACGACGACCACGCCAGATCGATGGCCGCACGGGCCCAGCACCTCGTCCGTTCCACCTACTCGTCGACAGCCATGGCCCAGGCCCTGGCGCGCCACTACACGGCTGTGACCGACCGCGTGCGGCGGAACACCCTCTGA
- a CDS encoding B12-binding domain-containing protein has translation MPLDVVGRECRGLARAAMRLDGPVMEVSLQRLLAEHGLVVAWEEVIAPTLRAVGRKWASSDDRFVDVEHLLSWHVSAALRRAGVGRAVTHGAASPVVLACVPGERHTLPLEALSVGLAERGRLVRMFGAAVPSEALYAAVRRIGPAVVVLWSQTSPTADMSLAGRIADAAYGVRGARTAPHVLLAGPGWLGQTIPPATALSPSGLRGALDVVCRLAQEPSRAAFG, from the coding sequence GTGCCGCTGGACGTCGTCGGACGGGAGTGCCGCGGCCTGGCCCGTGCGGCGATGCGCCTGGACGGTCCGGTCATGGAGGTGTCGCTCCAGCGGCTGCTGGCTGAGCACGGTCTGGTCGTCGCGTGGGAAGAGGTGATCGCTCCCACCCTTCGTGCGGTGGGTCGCAAGTGGGCCTCCTCCGACGATCGCTTCGTGGACGTGGAGCACTTGCTCTCCTGGCATGTGTCCGCGGCGCTGCGGCGAGCGGGCGTGGGCAGGGCGGTGACGCACGGCGCGGCTTCCCCCGTCGTGCTGGCCTGTGTCCCCGGCGAGCGTCACACGCTGCCCCTTGAAGCGCTCTCCGTCGGCTTGGCGGAAAGAGGGCGACTGGTGCGCATGTTCGGGGCGGCTGTCCCGTCAGAGGCCCTGTACGCGGCTGTGAGGCGGATCGGGCCGGCGGTTGTCGTCCTCTGGTCGCAGACCAGCCCGACCGCGGACATGTCGCTCGCCGGTCGCATCGCCGACGCCGCGTACGGCGTGCGGGGGGCGCGGACGGCTCCTCACGTACTTCTGGCAGGTCCCGGCTGGCTCGGGCAGACGATCCCCCCGGCCACGGCTCTGAGTCCGTCCGGCCTGAGAGGCGCTTTGGACGTGGTGTGTCGGCTCGCCCAGGAACCGTCCCGCGCTGCGTTCGGCTGA
- a CDS encoding NEW3 domain-containing protein, whose product MSLHMTTVRRTVAALAVAALAFVSSPGTAAGADGPGVSEALTQVTIAPVDLNGPAISEVKVTVTNPGSQRLSRLRVTLGGPVGWAVQPAVQSVEGSLSPGTATAVGFRVQVPERRAGFTLRTFTATATYRGGDGRGAATGTRLERSGVALESLSAAYDEVAITDESDTEAGDFDGEGNSFSAQKLAAVGLTPGASVSALGAQLTWPATAPGTRNAVAGGGQAVKADGKGSRLVFLGSGSGLDASGTVTVIYADGSSTAGPIGFPNWSFQDPASHGATLVKSTDGRNRPTGYGNAGIAYRVFAHSIALDPTKRVDVVVLPAHAGMHFFAFALAP is encoded by the coding sequence ATGTCCCTGCACATGACCACCGTACGAAGAACCGTCGCTGCCCTGGCGGTGGCGGCCCTGGCATTCGTCTCCAGCCCTGGGACCGCCGCGGGGGCGGACGGCCCTGGGGTGTCGGAGGCGCTCACCCAGGTGACGATCGCGCCGGTGGACCTGAACGGTCCGGCCATATCGGAGGTGAAGGTCACGGTCACCAATCCGGGATCCCAGCGTCTGTCCCGGCTCAGAGTCACCCTCGGCGGCCCCGTCGGCTGGGCTGTGCAGCCCGCCGTCCAGAGCGTGGAGGGATCACTCTCGCCGGGCACCGCGACGGCCGTGGGATTCCGGGTTCAAGTTCCGGAACGGCGGGCCGGATTCACCCTGCGAACGTTCACCGCCACCGCCACCTACCGGGGTGGCGACGGTCGGGGCGCGGCCACGGGCACACGCCTGGAGCGCTCGGGCGTCGCGCTCGAGAGTCTCTCCGCCGCCTACGACGAGGTCGCGATCACCGACGAGAGCGACACCGAGGCCGGCGACTTCGACGGCGAGGGGAACAGTTTCTCGGCGCAGAAGCTCGCTGCGGTCGGACTGACTCCCGGAGCGTCCGTCAGTGCCCTCGGGGCTCAGCTGACCTGGCCGGCTACGGCACCTGGCACCAGGAACGCCGTGGCCGGCGGCGGGCAGGCGGTGAAGGCCGACGGCAAGGGAAGCCGACTGGTCTTCCTCGGCTCCGGTAGCGGACTCGACGCTTCCGGCACGGTAACGGTCATCTATGCTGACGGATCGAGCACCGCCGGACCGATCGGCTTCCCCAACTGGTCCTTCCAGGATCCGGCCAGCCATGGCGCGACCCTGGTGAAGTCGACGGACGGCCGCAACCGGCCCACCGGGTACGGCAACGCCGGGATCGCCTACCGCGTGTTCGCGCACTCCATCGCACTCGACCCGACGAAGCGGGTCGACGTCGTCGTGCTGCCCGCCCATGCCGGCATGCACTTCTTCGCCTTCGCCCTGGCGCCGTAA
- a CDS encoding Gfo/Idh/MocA family protein: protein MSDVPAVSRRLVLGGAVATGAAAVGLGVAASAPALAAPGRPEAAAAEPRRRPGQTSMVNVPYEAHQEVRVGVIGLGNRGFGMTQGWSVVAGCRVTAVCDIRADRAGRVADELVRAGKPRPAEYGGSADAYAQMLLRDDIDLVYIATPWEFHYEQGKAALLAGKHVVVELPIATRLDELWDLVDTSERTRRHLMLAENCSYGRNELAMLKMAHEGLFGEITNGHGGYLHDLRALLFSSTYYTDSWRRLWHTRSTASFYAMHGLAPIAAAMDINRGDRLTTLTATATEPKGLADYRERFVPRDHPSWNETYVNGDLVTCLIETAKGRIIRAEHDVSSPRPYSRINTLAGSRGIFEDYAGVMTSSGGRVYVEPDHGGHTWRAFDSYRKEFDHWLWKKIGDDAANNGGHGGMDYVLQWRTVQLMRAGLVPDIDVYDSAAWCAPVPLSVMSLERKGKPVTVPDFTRGAWVNLRLGLDSRMTEMPPV from the coding sequence ATGTCTGATGTCCCCGCAGTCTCACGACGTCTTGTACTCGGAGGAGCGGTGGCCACAGGCGCCGCCGCGGTCGGTCTCGGAGTCGCCGCGTCCGCTCCGGCGCTCGCCGCTCCCGGTCGTCCGGAAGCGGCCGCAGCCGAGCCTCGCCGTCGCCCCGGCCAGACCTCCATGGTCAACGTGCCCTACGAGGCCCACCAGGAGGTCCGGGTAGGCGTCATCGGCCTCGGCAACCGCGGCTTCGGCATGACGCAGGGCTGGTCCGTCGTGGCCGGCTGCCGGGTCACCGCGGTCTGTGACATCCGCGCGGACCGTGCCGGGCGAGTCGCGGACGAATTGGTCAGGGCGGGCAAGCCCCGCCCCGCCGAGTACGGCGGCTCCGCGGACGCCTACGCGCAGATGCTGCTCCGCGACGACATCGATCTCGTCTACATCGCCACGCCCTGGGAGTTCCACTACGAGCAGGGCAAGGCGGCGCTGCTCGCCGGAAAGCACGTGGTGGTCGAGCTCCCCATCGCCACGCGGCTCGACGAGCTGTGGGACCTCGTCGACACGTCCGAGCGCACCCGCAGGCACCTCATGCTCGCAGAGAACTGCAGCTACGGCCGCAATGAGCTCGCCATGCTCAAGATGGCGCACGAGGGGCTGTTCGGTGAGATCACGAACGGGCACGGCGGGTACCTGCACGACCTGCGCGCCCTGCTGTTCTCGAGCACGTACTACACCGATTCCTGGCGCCGCCTCTGGCACACTCGCAGCACCGCCTCCTTCTACGCCATGCACGGCCTCGCGCCGATCGCCGCTGCCATGGACATCAACCGGGGCGACCGGTTGACCACGTTGACCGCCACGGCGACCGAGCCGAAGGGCCTGGCCGACTACCGGGAGCGGTTCGTGCCCAGGGACCACCCGTCCTGGAACGAGACCTACGTCAACGGCGATCTGGTCACCTGTCTCATCGAAACGGCAAAGGGCCGGATCATCCGGGCCGAGCACGACGTGAGTTCACCCCGCCCGTACAGCCGGATCAACACCCTCGCCGGAAGCCGGGGCATCTTCGAGGACTACGCGGGAGTGATGACGAGCAGTGGCGGTCGTGTCTACGTGGAGCCGGACCACGGCGGGCACACCTGGCGGGCCTTCGACTCCTACCGCAAGGAGTTCGACCACTGGCTGTGGAAGAAGATCGGCGACGACGCCGCGAACAACGGCGGACACGGCGGCATGGACTACGTCCTCCAGTGGCGAACCGTCCAGCTCATGCGGGCAGGTCTCGTGCCCGACATCGACGTCTACGACTCCGCGGCCTGGTGCGCACCGGTACCCCTGAGCGTCATGTCGCTCGAGCGGAAGGGGAAGCCGGTGACCGTGCCTGACTTCACCCGTGGAGCATGGGTGAACCTCCGTCTCGGCCTCGACTCGCGCATGACGGAGATGCCACCCGTGTGA
- a CDS encoding formylglycine-generating enzyme family protein, translated as MSRDCCTPGRTAARERNALPLIDPGVRRQCGDHAAGERGAGTFAPLLSLPGGAFLMGTGDHDVFPEDGEGPVRTVTVAPFRIAATAVSHDEFRTFVAATGYRTDAERFGHSFVFRGRVTAEARERAAPVPGVDWWLAVPGAWHREPEGPGSSSEDRLDHPVTHVSWNDAQAYCAWSGCRLPTEAEWEYAARGGLEQARHPWGDEPPTPDRAVIFRGEFPDRPTAEVGTAPVRSLAPNGHGLHHAVGNVWEWTVDRFTPDSPARALRGGSHLCHASYCNRYRCSARTANTPDSSTGHIGFRVAADAGDPPSDAAGSAPA; from the coding sequence ATGAGCCGCGACTGCTGCACACCCGGCCGCACGGCCGCACGGGAGAGAAACGCGCTCCCGTTGATCGACCCGGGTGTCCGGAGGCAGTGCGGCGACCACGCCGCCGGGGAGCGGGGGGCCGGCACCTTCGCGCCGCTGCTGTCGCTCCCCGGCGGCGCGTTCCTCATGGGGACGGGGGACCACGACGTGTTCCCCGAGGACGGCGAGGGGCCGGTGCGCACCGTGACCGTGGCACCGTTCCGGATCGCCGCCACAGCGGTCAGCCACGACGAGTTCCGTACCTTCGTCGCCGCCACCGGCTACCGGACCGACGCCGAACGCTTCGGCCACTCCTTCGTCTTCCGCGGCCGCGTCACCGCCGAAGCGCGCGAACGGGCCGCGCCGGTGCCCGGCGTGGACTGGTGGCTGGCGGTTCCGGGCGCCTGGCACCGGGAGCCGGAAGGTCCCGGGTCCTCCTCGGAGGACCGTCTCGACCACCCCGTCACCCACGTCTCCTGGAACGACGCGCAGGCGTACTGCGCCTGGTCCGGCTGCCGCCTGCCCACCGAGGCGGAATGGGAGTACGCCGCCCGCGGCGGCCTCGAACAGGCCCGCCACCCCTGGGGCGACGAACCGCCGACGCCGGACCGCGCGGTGATCTTCCGCGGCGAGTTCCCGGACCGGCCGACCGCAGAGGTCGGCACCGCGCCCGTACGCTCCCTCGCGCCCAACGGCCACGGCCTGCACCACGCAGTCGGCAACGTCTGGGAGTGGACGGTCGACCGCTTCACGCCCGACTCCCCCGCCAGAGCCCTGCGCGGCGGCTCGCACCTGTGCCACGCCTCGTACTGCAACCGCTACCGCTGCTCGGCCAGGACCGCCAACACACCGGACTCCTCGACGGGCCACATCGGCTTCCGGGTGGCAGCGGACGCCGGGGATCCGCCGTCGGATGCCGCGGGCTCGGCCCCGGCGTGA
- a CDS encoding sulfatase family protein encodes MSGPSRRGVLGTAAAVAAGAALPALAASPARAAGAGRPNVLLIVTDDQPKHTEWATPKTVAWLAGQGVRFTNGHVTTPLCAPSRSSVFSGRFAHNHGVRNNSASHSLDQHTTLQRYLKQAGYRTGLFGKYLNAWDIADNPPHFEEFALLRPSYTDGTFNVNGTVQPIPGYTTTVIKNRTLAFLDKSRTDSRPWFAYVTPYASHGPFTPEPKYAGSEVPAWDGRPSVPEGDRSDKPAYVRNATQTLEDGRQIRAKQLRTLRSVDDAVQALHDKLAALGQLDNTLVIYIGDNGFNWADHGLTGKAVPYRPAHEVPFYLSWPAGGLGSGSTDDRIVANIDIAPTVLDAAGITPNTPHDGRSLLGTHSRDHLLIEWWKQGTGADPKNTWSSYVAKDRQYTEYYDLHTDGAGTVSGTGQVRFREYYDLQADPYQLRNSLHEATPADEQTLGIPGLAAALASDRTA; translated from the coding sequence TTGTCCGGTCCCAGTCGCCGTGGAGTCCTGGGCACCGCCGCGGCCGTGGCCGCCGGTGCCGCCCTGCCCGCGCTCGCCGCCTCCCCCGCCCGGGCCGCCGGCGCCGGCCGGCCCAACGTGCTGCTGATCGTCACCGACGACCAGCCGAAACACACCGAGTGGGCCACCCCCAAGACCGTCGCCTGGCTGGCCGGCCAGGGCGTGCGCTTCACCAACGGGCACGTCACCACCCCGCTGTGCGCCCCCTCGCGCTCCTCGGTCTTCTCCGGTCGTTTCGCGCACAACCACGGAGTGCGCAACAACAGCGCCTCGCACTCGCTGGACCAGCACACCACCTTGCAGCGGTACCTCAAGCAGGCGGGCTATCGGACGGGGCTGTTCGGCAAGTACCTCAACGCCTGGGACATCGCCGACAACCCGCCGCACTTCGAGGAATTCGCGCTGCTCCGGCCCTCGTACACGGACGGCACCTTCAACGTGAACGGCACCGTGCAGCCCATCCCGGGCTACACCACCACCGTGATCAAGAACCGCACCCTCGCGTTCCTCGACAAATCCCGCACCGACAGCCGCCCCTGGTTCGCCTACGTCACCCCGTACGCCTCCCACGGCCCCTTCACCCCGGAACCCAAGTACGCCGGCAGCGAGGTGCCCGCCTGGGACGGCCGGCCCTCCGTGCCCGAGGGCGACCGCAGCGACAAGCCCGCCTACGTACGCAACGCCACCCAGACACTCGAAGACGGCCGCCAGATCCGCGCCAAGCAGCTGCGCACCCTTCGCTCGGTGGACGACGCCGTGCAGGCTCTCCACGACAAGCTGGCGGCCCTGGGACAACTCGACAACACCCTCGTCATCTACATCGGCGACAACGGGTTCAACTGGGCCGACCACGGCCTGACCGGCAAGGCCGTCCCCTACCGTCCTGCCCACGAAGTGCCCTTCTACCTCTCCTGGCCCGCCGGAGGACTCGGCAGCGGCAGCACCGACGACCGCATCGTCGCGAACATCGACATCGCCCCCACCGTCCTGGACGCGGCGGGGATCACCCCGAACACTCCGCACGACGGACGCTCACTCCTCGGCACCCACTCCCGCGACCACCTGCTCATCGAGTGGTGGAAGCAGGGCACCGGGGCCGATCCCAAGAACACCTGGTCGTCCTATGTCGCCAAGGACCGCCAGTACACGGAGTACTACGACCTTCACACCGACGGCGCCGGCACGGTGAGCGGCACCGGGCAGGTGAGGTTCCGCGAGTACTACGACCTCCAGGCGGACCCGTACCAGCTGCGGAACAGCCTCCACGAGGCCACACCCGCGGACGAGCAGACCCTCGGCATCCCCGGCCTCGCGGCAGCGCTGGCCTCCGACCGCACCGCCTGA